The Mycolicibacterium insubricum DNA segment CCGGGGTGACCCGGATGTTGATGCTCTTGGCCAGTGGCTGGTCGCTCTGCGCGCTGTAGTCGGCATGGCCGATCAGCACGTTCATCTCCGGCATGTACCCGGCCGCACTGCCCTTGGGGGTGTTGTATGCGATCGCCCGGTAGGACCGCAGCTCCCGCTGGGAGCCGTCCTTGCACGTCGAGACGATGTCGACCAGCGAACCGTCGGGGATCCCGCGTTCGGCCATATCGGCGTCGTTCATGAAGATCAGTTCGCGGATGTTCTTCACCCCGCGGTAGCGGTCGTTGTTGGCGTAGATGGTGGTGTTCCACTGGTCGTGCGAGCGCATGGTCTGCAGCACCAGCATGTCCGCCGCCGGCGGCCGCACGTCGTGCAGCGGCGCGCTGGAGAACTCCGCCTTGCCCGATCCGGTGACGAACTCCCGCTCCCGGGCCGGCTGCGGGATCCGGAAGCCCAACGGTTTGCGGATCAACTCGTTGAAATCGGCGAAACCGGGCAGCACCACGGCCATGTCGTCGCGGATGCGGTCGTAGTTCGCGGTGTACTCCTCCCACGGGATCCGGCTGTGCGGCAACGTCGCCCTGGCCATCCGCGCGATGATCTCCGGTTCCGAGCGCAGATTCTCCGACGCCGGTTTCTTCCGGCCGACCGACAGGTGCACCATGCTCATCGCGTCCTCGACGGTCTGTCCCTGCAGGCCGTCGCGCTGAATGTCGCGCTCGGTGCGGCCCAGGCACGGCAGGATCAGCGCCTTACGGCCGTGCACCAGGTGGCTGCGATTGAGTTTGGTGCTGACCTGCACGGTCAGCGCGCAGCGCGCCAGCGCCGCGGCGGTGAAGTCGGTGTCCGGCGCGGCGAGCACGAAGTTTCCGCCGAGGGAGACGAACACCTGAACGTCGCCGCGGTGCATGGCCGCGATGCTGCCGACGGTGTCCAGGCCCGGCGTGCGCGGGCAGGTGATGCCGTGGTGGGCGTCGAGGGCGTCGAGCAGCCCGGTCGGCGCGTGATGGTCGATCCCGCAGGTGCGGTTGCCCTGGACATTGCTGTGTCCGCGCACCGGCGACGGCCCGGCGCCCGGACGGCCGATGTTGCCGCGCAACAGCAGCACGTTGGCGAATTCGCGGATCATGTCGACCGCGTGCTCGTGCTGGGCGACGCCCAGGCACCAGCTGATGATCGTCTTGTCGGACTGCACATAGAGCGCGCCGAGTCGGCGCAACTGCTGTTCGGTCAGCCCGGACTGCTCCACCAGGTCCGCCCAGGAGGTGGCCTGCACCAGCGCCCGGTACTGCTCGAGGCCGGTGGTGTGCGCGGCGATGAACTCGTTGT contains these protein-coding regions:
- a CDS encoding FdhF/YdeP family oxidoreductase produces the protein MTDIQHNPAEQRDEALPPPEKPTGLMSRRPRQGGYGPPTDRGWSQRPYHHPAAAWGAAMSVGKVIAREREPIAGPLATLKMNHPIAGYDCPGCAWPDDQHGLRLDICENGMKHVTWEMTHKRVGPWFFAAHTVTELAEWTDFELEDAGRLTDPMVYDADLDKYVPISWDAAFALIAEELRALPTPDAATFYTSGRLSNEASYLYQLFMREFGTNNMPDCSNMCHEASGRALNASIGTGKGTTDLSDWAEADLLLLLGVNAASNAPRMLTSLMEMVKHGAQVVHVNPLVEAAATRTIVPHDFLDMALLRSSPTGTWDLQVRPGGDMAMMRAIAKVVFEAADTDPGVLDNEFIAAHTTGLEQYRALVQATSWADLVEQSGLTEQQLRRLGALYVQSDKTIISWCLGVAQHEHAVDMIREFANVLLLRGNIGRPGAGPSPVRGHSNVQGNRTCGIDHHAPTGLLDALDAHHGITCPRTPGLDTVGSIAAMHRGDVQVFVSLGGNFVLAAPDTDFTAAALARCALTVQVSTKLNRSHLVHGRKALILPCLGRTERDIQRDGLQGQTVEDAMSMVHLSVGRKKPASENLRSEPEIIARMARATLPHSRIPWEEYTANYDRIRDDMAVVLPGFADFNELIRKPLGFRIPQPAREREFVTGSGKAEFSSAPLHDVRPPAADMLVLQTMRSHDQWNTTIYANNDRYRGVKNIRELIFMNDADMAERGIPDGSLVDIVSTCKDGSQRELRSYRAIAYNTPKGSAAGYMPEMNVLIGHADYSAQSDQPLAKSINIRVTPAR